A portion of the Chrysiogenes arsenatis DSM 11915 genome contains these proteins:
- the rpe gene encoding ribulose-phosphate 3-epimerase, whose amino-acid sequence MIQIAPSILSADFARLGEEINACHGADLIHVDVMDGRFVPNITIGPLVVQALKKITSIPLDVHLMIVEPEKYIDAFAAAGAGILTVHAEAATHLHRIVQQIKAHGVQAAVSLNPATPLTMLEEILPELDMVLLMSVNPGFGGQKFIPSSLDKIRRLQKMIAATGKRIPIQVDGGVTLDNISTLVEAGAEIFVAGNAVFSTPDYAATITALKQAGSR is encoded by the coding sequence ATGATTCAAATTGCCCCCAGTATCCTTTCGGCAGACTTTGCCCGTCTTGGCGAAGAGATTAACGCCTGCCACGGTGCCGACCTGATTCACGTCGACGTGATGGATGGCCGCTTTGTCCCTAATATCACGATTGGGCCTTTGGTCGTGCAAGCCCTCAAGAAAATCACCTCGATCCCGCTCGATGTGCACTTGATGATTGTCGAGCCGGAGAAATATATAGATGCTTTTGCTGCTGCCGGAGCGGGCATTCTGACCGTGCACGCCGAAGCGGCGACACACCTGCACCGTATTGTGCAGCAGATTAAAGCTCACGGCGTACAAGCCGCCGTATCGCTCAACCCCGCCACACCATTAACTATGCTGGAAGAAATTCTCCCTGAGCTCGATATGGTACTGCTGATGAGCGTCAACCCCGGTTTCGGCGGCCAGAAATTCATCCCCAGCTCACTCGATAAAATTCGCCGCTTGCAAAAGATGATCGCGGCAACGGGAAAGCGGATACCAATTCAGGTCGATGGCGGTGTTACGCTGGACAACATCAGCACATTGGTGGAAGCTGGCGCAGAAATCTTTGTCGCTGGCAATGCGGTGTTTTCAACACCGGATTATGCGGCAACCATTACGGCACTTAAACAGGCAGGAAGCCGCTAA
- a CDS encoding hybrid sensor histidine kinase/response regulator, with product MSSIAPNSAHLSDLCILIIDDNLDNADLIEAFLDEQGYTNLQKASTFAEGVKILEKHSVSLIILDVMMPEVDGITACRMIKGDERWRDIPVIMATARTDLDTLRSGFEAGASDYVRKPIINAIELLARVRNLLAMHCEMVLRLEHEQELREINQQLEERVQQEVAKNWEKDQMVIHQSRLAEMGEMIGNIAHQWRQPLNIVGLTVEDVVDNFHSKTVTNAFLDAALEKITNQLSYMSKTIDDFANFFKPEKEKTVFLLKHSIERVLSLIQPVFEMHHITIDAQCDSGCFIYGYPQEFMQVLLNILNNSRDVLEEKQAGERLVTIRCQSHDNDTIMTIRDNGGGIPEAVLPRIFNPYFTTKSAAKGTGIGLYMSKMIIERNMCGTIQAANVEGGAEFTLFLPSKCDVTLIGE from the coding sequence ATGAGTTCCATTGCACCGAACAGCGCCCACCTGAGCGATCTTTGCATTCTGATTATCGACGATAATCTCGACAATGCCGACCTGATTGAAGCGTTCCTTGATGAACAAGGATATACCAATCTTCAGAAAGCCTCTACGTTTGCCGAAGGGGTGAAAATCCTTGAAAAGCATTCCGTCAGCCTGATCATTCTCGATGTCATGATGCCGGAGGTTGATGGTATTACCGCCTGCCGGATGATTAAAGGGGATGAACGGTGGCGCGATATTCCGGTGATCATGGCAACTGCCAGAACCGACCTTGATACGCTTCGCAGCGGTTTTGAAGCTGGTGCCAGCGACTACGTGCGCAAGCCCATCATCAATGCTATTGAATTGCTGGCGCGGGTCAGAAATCTCCTTGCAATGCACTGCGAAATGGTGCTGCGCCTTGAGCACGAACAGGAGTTACGCGAGATCAACCAACAACTCGAAGAACGGGTGCAGCAGGAAGTCGCGAAAAATTGGGAAAAAGATCAGATGGTGATCCACCAAAGTCGATTGGCAGAAATGGGCGAAATGATTGGCAATATTGCCCACCAATGGCGGCAACCGCTGAATATTGTCGGATTAACGGTCGAAGATGTCGTCGATAATTTTCATTCTAAAACCGTGACGAATGCCTTCTTGGATGCCGCGCTCGAAAAAATTACGAACCAGCTGAGCTATATGTCAAAAACCATTGACGACTTCGCCAATTTTTTTAAGCCGGAAAAAGAAAAAACCGTCTTCTTACTGAAGCATAGTATCGAACGGGTGCTGTCGCTCATACAACCCGTATTTGAGATGCACCATATTACCATTGATGCCCAGTGTGATTCCGGCTGCTTTATCTACGGCTATCCTCAGGAATTCATGCAAGTCTTGCTGAACATCTTGAATAACTCACGTGATGTACTGGAAGAAAAACAAGCCGGCGAACGGCTGGTCACTATCCGCTGCCAAAGCCACGACAACGATACGATTATGACCATTCGCGATAATGGCGGCGGGATTCCCGAAGCGGTGCTCCCACGCATTTTTAACCCATATTTCACCACGAAGTCGGCCGCGAAGGGGACGGGCATTGGTTTATACATGTCGAAAATGATTATCGAGCGCAATATGTGTGGCACCATTCAGGCCGCAAATGTGGAAGGTGGCGCAGAATTTACCCTCTTTTTACCCAGCAAATGCGACGTCACACTGATTGGCGAATAA